The following coding sequences are from one Lolium rigidum isolate FL_2022 chromosome 6, APGP_CSIRO_Lrig_0.1, whole genome shotgun sequence window:
- the LOC124668268 gene encoding putative glutamine amidotransferase GAT1_2.1 gives MMVNSYHHQGVRRLAERFVPMAFAPDGLVEGFYDPDSYSPDEGKFIMGLQFHPERMRKAGSDEFDYPGCAKAYREFVRAVVAYQAKLAAVRRFQDVVTRGRSAVTRGRSAVTAAVPKLSHDMEKQRKVLVRSFSLAKNMYLGAGDAKPAEAERRDLDAGAEFLETAAAALSSQQEKRLKQMGATVRNASGYLNSRLKVSEDREAAARALMAKMSAAQLSSLAAFYRAMGAICSDVLDAKLQPTSPTLQE, from the coding sequence atgatggtgaacagctaccaccaccagggCGTGCGACGGCTGGCGGAGCGGTTCGTGCCGATGGCGTTCGCGCCGGACGGGCTGGTGGAGGGGTTCTACGACCCCGACTCGTACAGCCCCGACGAGGGCAAGTtcatcatgggcctccagttccaCCCGGAGCGCATGCGCAAGGCGGGCTCCGACGAGTTCGACTACCCCGGCTGCGCCAAGGCGTACCGGGAGTTCGTCCGCGCCGTGGTCGCGTACCAGGCGAAGCTCGCCGCGGTGAGACGTTTCCAGGACGTGGTCACGCGCGGCCGGAGCGCGGTCACGCGCGGCCGGAGCGCGGTCACCGCAGCAGTGCCAAAACTGAGCCATGACATGGAGAAGCAGCGCAAGGTGCTCGTCCGGAGCTTCTCCCTGGCCAAGAACATGTACTTGGGCGCCGGAGATGCAAAGCCGGCAGAGGCAGAGCGGCGGGACCTCGACGCGGGGGCCGAGTTCCTCGAGACGGCGGCGGCAGCCCTGAGCTCGCAGCAGGAGAAGCGGCTGAAGCAGATGGGCGCGACGGTGCGGAACGCGTCCGGGTACCTCAACAGCAGGCTGAAGGTGAGCGAGgaccgggaggcggcggcgcgggcgctcATGGCGAAGATGTCGGCCGCGCAGCTCTCCAGCCTCGCCGCATTCTACCGCGCCATGGGAGCCATCTGCTCCGACGTGCTCGACGCCAAGCTCCAGCCAACGTCTCCGACTCTGCAGGAGTGA